A single genomic interval of Eurosta solidaginis isolate ZX-2024a chromosome 3, ASM4086904v1, whole genome shotgun sequence harbors:
- the LOC137243186 gene encoding uncharacterized protein isoform X1 encodes MKLCVCAFVLLCALSELIEAEQPYTVKNEAFEHFDGLKETVFHLGKMKIIGRERLINGTVIFTEPMASDHFKFQIELFSSPQGDDQYKRLPMGVPRTPICEGLKDLYTKVLQPSFVEGENTDFPFVPDEGLCPIPANEYYIKNLLFDTDSWPNQIPRGLLKAQLTFFKDDINVGGGALLFRVEDRE; translated from the exons ATGAAGCTTTGTGTATGTGCTTTTGTGCTTTTATGTGCGCTAAGCGAATTAATCGAG GCCGAACAACCGTACACTGTGAAAAATGAAGCTTTTGAACATTTCGATGGGTTGAAGGAGACCGTCTTTCACTTGGGTAAAATGAAAATTATTGGACGTGAACGCTTAATCAATGGCACTGTCATATTCACCGAACCCATGGCTAGTGATCATTTCAAATTTCAAATAGAACTTTTCTCCTCGCCACAAGGTGATGATCAATACAAACGTTTACCTATGGGCGTGCCACGTACACCAATTTGTGAAGGCCTCAAAGATTTGTATACGAAAGTTTTGCAACCGTCATTTGTTGAAGGTGAAAATACCGATTTTCCATTTGTGCCGGATGAGGGTTTGTGTCCAATACCGGCCAATgaatattatataaaaaatttattattcgaTACGGATTCGTGGCCAAATCAAATACCACGTGGACTTTTGAAAGCGCAGCTAACCTTTTTCAAGGACGACATCAATGTTGGTGGTGGCGCGTTGTTGTTTCGTGTCGAGGATCGTGAATGA
- the LOC137243186 gene encoding uncharacterized protein isoform X3, protein MNAEQPYTVKNEAFEHFDGLKETVFHLGKMKIIGRERLINGTVIFTEPMASDHFKFQIELFSSPQGDDQYKRLPMGVPRTPICEGLKDLYTKVLQPSFVEGENTDFPFVPDEGLCPIPANEYYIKNLLFDTDSWPNQIPRGLLKAQLTFFKDDINVGGGALLFRVEDRE, encoded by the coding sequence GCCGAACAACCGTACACTGTGAAAAATGAAGCTTTTGAACATTTCGATGGGTTGAAGGAGACCGTCTTTCACTTGGGTAAAATGAAAATTATTGGACGTGAACGCTTAATCAATGGCACTGTCATATTCACCGAACCCATGGCTAGTGATCATTTCAAATTTCAAATAGAACTTTTCTCCTCGCCACAAGGTGATGATCAATACAAACGTTTACCTATGGGCGTGCCACGTACACCAATTTGTGAAGGCCTCAAAGATTTGTATACGAAAGTTTTGCAACCGTCATTTGTTGAAGGTGAAAATACCGATTTTCCATTTGTGCCGGATGAGGGTTTGTGTCCAATACCGGCCAATgaatattatataaaaaatttattattcgaTACGGATTCGTGGCCAAATCAAATACCACGTGGACTTTTGAAAGCGCAGCTAACCTTTTTCAAGGACGACATCAATGTTGGTGGTGGCGCGTTGTTGTTTCGTGTCGAGGATCGTGAATGA
- the LOC137243186 gene encoding uncharacterized protein isoform X2, which translates to MITTTSSLHYTIHAEQPYTVKNEAFEHFDGLKETVFHLGKMKIIGRERLINGTVIFTEPMASDHFKFQIELFSSPQGDDQYKRLPMGVPRTPICEGLKDLYTKVLQPSFVEGENTDFPFVPDEGLCPIPANEYYIKNLLFDTDSWPNQIPRGLLKAQLTFFKDDINVGGGALLFRVEDRE; encoded by the coding sequence GCCGAACAACCGTACACTGTGAAAAATGAAGCTTTTGAACATTTCGATGGGTTGAAGGAGACCGTCTTTCACTTGGGTAAAATGAAAATTATTGGACGTGAACGCTTAATCAATGGCACTGTCATATTCACCGAACCCATGGCTAGTGATCATTTCAAATTTCAAATAGAACTTTTCTCCTCGCCACAAGGTGATGATCAATACAAACGTTTACCTATGGGCGTGCCACGTACACCAATTTGTGAAGGCCTCAAAGATTTGTATACGAAAGTTTTGCAACCGTCATTTGTTGAAGGTGAAAATACCGATTTTCCATTTGTGCCGGATGAGGGTTTGTGTCCAATACCGGCCAATgaatattatataaaaaatttattattcgaTACGGATTCGTGGCCAAATCAAATACCACGTGGACTTTTGAAAGCGCAGCTAACCTTTTTCAAGGACGACATCAATGTTGGTGGTGGCGCGTTGTTGTTTCGTGTCGAGGATCGTGAATGA
- the LOC137243186 gene encoding uncharacterized protein isoform X5 produces the protein MKIIGRERLINGTVIFTEPMASDHFKFQIELFSSPQGDDQYKRLPMGVPRTPICEGLKDLYTKVLQPSFVEGENTDFPFVPDEGLCPIPANEYYIKNLLFDTDSWPNQIPRGLLKAQLTFFKDDINVGGGALLFRVEDRE, from the coding sequence ATGAAAATTATTGGACGTGAACGCTTAATCAATGGCACTGTCATATTCACCGAACCCATGGCTAGTGATCATTTCAAATTTCAAATAGAACTTTTCTCCTCGCCACAAGGTGATGATCAATACAAACGTTTACCTATGGGCGTGCCACGTACACCAATTTGTGAAGGCCTCAAAGATTTGTATACGAAAGTTTTGCAACCGTCATTTGTTGAAGGTGAAAATACCGATTTTCCATTTGTGCCGGATGAGGGTTTGTGTCCAATACCGGCCAATgaatattatataaaaaatttattattcgaTACGGATTCGTGGCCAAATCAAATACCACGTGGACTTTTGAAAGCGCAGCTAACCTTTTTCAAGGACGACATCAATGTTGGTGGTGGCGCGTTGTTGTTTCGTGTCGAGGATCGTGAATGA